ATGTTGGGATTATTCTATTGAATGCAGTCATTTGGTTTGGTTCAAAATGGGCAACTTTATATCTATTGAATGCTTAGTCCTTAATAACCATGTGCTCATGCTATTTTTATCTCCTAAGCCGTATTCATTAATGCAATGGAACTCCAAAGCTTGAAGAACTGGCCTTGGAAGGAAATATTTATTCAAATCATAATCTTTCAGAAGCTGGCATTATTCACCACTTTCTGTCTTTTTTATTGTCCGCCTCAAATAACAATGTTTTAGGTTCAAGCTTTGCATGACCTTCAAGAGTTGCAATTAGCATCTCCTAAACCCTTCTTAAATCATGCGAAATCTATATCTTACACTATGTAGGTTGGCAAAGTAGAGTATTACTTGCAATTTTTGAATTTGCTATCAGAAAGGAACCCTGCTTGCTCATTTTCATAACTTAATATCTGCCCATAACAAGATGCTAATTCAGTTTGATCCTTGATTGAATATGGAATATGGACAAGTCTAaggtaatgattttttttttttttttttggtctagcTTTGATTTTTAGCGTTTGTTACTAAGTACGATGCACATTCTTCTTAAGCTCTTCTGTCTATTAACTTtcctgtgattttttttttccctatttttggGAACTTTTTTATTGCAGGACGCAGCTAAATATCGTGATGAATTGAAGGAAATCGCACCACATTATCTCTTAACATGTGCAAGTGATGCAACGAcctttgtatgttttttttttttactcagttttataagttaatttttCGAATCTTCATTTCTACTTATGCCATTTTCATACAGTTTCTGTTTGGTCTTTTCCTAGTCCATTTAATTTTCGGCTAATTTTGTAACAACCTGAAaatcattgaaaatttttattttgaaaggaTGATATGTGCCTCTTGTTGCTAgcagaaaaaaaggaaaaatattaggtTTTTCCGTTTGGACACTAAAATGTTCCTTGATTATCTTTCTTATTGGTGTAGTATAGGCAAATACAACacaatgaaagaaaacaaatggtAGAATAATTAGTCGATATAAAATtaatccttttttattttattttttaattccagGGGATCAGGGTTCAAGTCAGGAGTGTTTACATAGAGGGCCGAAGTCAACCTTCGAAGGGGCTGTGCTTCTTCGCATATAGAATAAGAATTACCAATAATTCAGACCGCCCTGTTCAGCTTCTCAGAAGACATTGGATTATTACTGATGCCAATGGAAAAGTTGAGAATGTCTGGTTGGTATCTTATTGTAAACTGTTTTTGATCTCTTAAAGTCATCGTATAGTtcattcattttcaattttcttgtaTTACTTCACCAAGATAgcctgtttttatttttattttttaaaagtctTATCATTATCCCCTTATGCAGGGGTAGTGGAGTTATTGGTGAGCAGCCTGTTATACTTCCTGGGACAGGTTTTGAATACTCATCTGCATGCCCTTTGAGCACTCCCAATGGCAGAATGGTAAGATGGGatagttttgttttctttattttttcttggaaAGTTATAAAGGTAGATTGATTGATAAtgccatgattttcattttcaaagtgATGCACGGCATAAGAATTTTGTATATGGATCTGCACCATAACACAGAAAAGAAATTCCAGAAATGAACTATtgaaatctttcatattcatcaTCTTGAAGACCGTTTAAGATTGCTTCCAACATTAGAGTTTTTAAAACCATGGTTTCAGTGCCACGCATTCACACTGAACTACATATAGGTGTTTGCCCCATCAAAAACAGATTGTGTGTCCTCCAGAGAAGCATACTCACTGAACTACATATAGGTGTTTGCCCCATCAAAAACAGATTGTGTGTCCTCCAGAGAAGCATACTCCATGCTGGTGGGGCTTGTGGTTTTCTCTTGAATTTCCTTGATATAGTAAGCATTTTGTGTTTGCTTTTGAACTCTGGTGCATGAAAACTGCTATGCCTCTATGAGAATTGTGTGTAAGACATGTAATTTCATCCTAATCCTCCGTTACATATCTGTTTACTTTGATGGATAAGGCTGGATTAACTTATGTTTGacatacccaaaaaaaatataaatttatttggttttatttaaaTGCAGGAAGGGGACTTTGAGATGAAACACATCGATAGAGTAGGCTCAGAGTCTTTTAACGTGGCTATTGCTCCATTTTCTCTTTCGATACTAGGAGATGACACTGATACTTTATGAGAAACGAAGTGTGGCTTCTTCACTTGGAGAGATGGAGAACTTACATGAGGTTATCAGATTGAAGGCTTAGGAAAcgtttttctcatatttttgcTATGCAAGTGTAAAAATCAGTTTTGAGTGTAAAAAACTTCTCCATTCTCGGTGCATAGAAGTTGTTATTCTCATTTCATTGTTTGCCTTGATAGATATGAATTTGCAGCAAACTTGCAAAATAAATCAACTTGTAGAGATGAATGTACAGTTTTTAGTGTGGTGTTTCTTAGTTGCAATggaagattatatatatatatatatatatatatatatatatatatatatatatctatctctgtgtgtgtgtgtattgaCAAAATCAACTGGCAGCAAATGAGATATTGGGCCTTGTCAAGGACATAGACATGAAGCCTCCGCCCGAAGCATGCGGGTCTTCTTTAGTAAATTAATAATGTGTCGTTGTTTGGTGATGAACAAGCCCACGGGCCTTTGATAAGCCtctaagctaaaaaaaaaaatattgaagatCCCCTTGATTTTTACAAATGTTGATAAGCCTCTAAGCTAACTCAAAGGCGggcccttgattttttttttaggtgattTAAGAGATGAATCAATTGCCGAAGATGAATTCTTGTTATGataatgtcatcaacatatatcaaaacaaataattgTAAATTAGCTGTCTGAAGCACATCAGTAAGACCAAAAATAGCTAATTATACTATTAGAATTGATGATTCTCGTTTCAAGGGTCAAACTCTCATTCTATAAGGAATTTACTTGAGCCGGCCATTGAACCGCCACCACCACAAATGATTGAATAAATTACAACTTGATGGAGATGGATGCAAAAGATTGTTATATATAATCCTTATCATTGCTTAGCCTTATCCTATGGTTGCTAATGCTCCCTATTATCTTCAATAATAAGGCCAGTTATGTTGGCTTTTGGGTTAAATGAATTTTGACTTATAAATTAAAGTAATGTCTCTTGGTTAAAAGTTTTCATGCACTTGTATgctgtctttttttcttttggtaagcTGGTGTCTGCTTGGGATGTGCAACTTAAACCAATTGTAGAAGATGCATGACTAAGTCTCCATTCATTtcaacataaacaaaataaacaattgaGTTTCTGTGGTGATCCACCATTCTGGAGGCCATATACTACACACAAATTAAtggataaattataaaattaaatatttactgttaatatttattattatttttttttggggtaagtGACCCTTAATAAGATTCATACAAGGATGACaaggaattatatatatatatataacacattatcttCTTAAACACACTGCATTTAAACCCTAATATTCTTTGTATCTCCATAAATGCTTCTTCACTGAAACTCATCACATGAATTTCCCTTTATAATATTTCACGTGAGTTTCTCTCTTTGCTTAGCGTATTTCGTGCACTGCTTAAAACGCGGAAACTAAAAAGTTGTCCAACCCTTTTGTTGTGAACTCTTTATAACTGAAAGTTTGAGCAGTACCTAAGCTGTACGTTGTTCATACGCCATTaatagtctctctctctctcactcattTCATTTCCCTCAAAGTTTCAGCAGCTAAGTAATTGGGTTTTCCCTCTCAATATGAAAGgtaaatttatttcttattgTCTCTTTATGGTCAAATTAATGAAgtgtttttgtgctttttttttttttcttcttctgcatATTTGCTTCATTATTAGCATATTTCCATGGAAATGTCATGAATACAGAGATAAGAAATTAAACCAGTGATTTTTCTTTAGAATCTTTGTTAATTATTCCATTTCTCTGCACTCATATGCATGAATCTTCGTGATTCtttgtttaaaaaatgttttaatgtaatataaatgtgaaaatagttTTGGGTGTTTGTGAGTAATTTGCGTTTTGggttatttgttaatgcttttgttttgagtGATATCGAAGGAGAACGGGTTAA
This genomic interval from Corylus avellana chromosome ca3, CavTom2PMs-1.0 contains the following:
- the LOC132175246 gene encoding uncharacterized protein LOC132175246; this encodes MHSLSIKVFTDFNTGNTRRLPGRGSSGFAEIEECTRRQWLNCRDFGRNCRIVACASQRNGNGSGAGPSSSPSSSSSSFLSRSRTYALLKQQMEVAAKSEDYKEAARIRDSLKLFEEEEPVLRLRRLMKEAIAEERFEDAAKYRDELKEIAPHYLLTCASDATTFGIRVQVRSVYIEGRSQPSKGLCFFAYRIRITNNSDRPVQLLRRHWIITDANGKVENVWGSGVIGEQPVILPGTGFEYSSACPLSTPNGRMEGDFEMKHIDRVGSESFNVAIAPFSLSILGDDTDTL